A segment of the Capnocytophaga sp. ARDL2 genome:
ATCTCGATTTTAAGTGCTATTTTTTTAATCATTTCAAAAAAATCTGTGCCAATCTGCGAAATCTGCGAGAGAAACTGGACTTTTAAAAAAGTCGGAAAATGTATGTAACAATTAAAAAAGTGTAATTATGAAATTAGATATATTAGCCTTTGGAGCCCATCCAGACGATGTAGAATTGGGATGTGGAGGCACGATTGCCAAAGAAGTTTCTTTGGGTAAAAAAGTGGGAATCATCGATTTAACCCAAGGAGAGTTGGGAACGCGTGGTTCGAAAGAATTGCGAAAAATAGAAGCTGATAATGCTGCTAAAATTTTGAATATTTCAGCCAGAGAAAATCTGAAATTCAAAGATGGATTTTTTGTAAATGACGAAGTTCATCAGTTGGAAGTTATTAAAAAAATCAGAAAATATCAACCCGAAATTGTGATTTGCAATTCGATTAGAGATCGTCATATCGACCACGGAAAGGGAAGTAAATTGGTATCGGATGCTTGTTTTTTATCGGGATTAATCAAAATCGAAACTCGAGATGAAGAAGGCAATCTTCAAGCATCATGGCGACCAAAAGTGGTGTATCACTATATACAATGGGAAGACATCAGACCCGATTTTGTGGTGGATATTTCAGGATTTATGCAGCAAAAAATTGATTCTGTAATGGCGTATAGTTCACAGTTTTACAATCCAGAATCCAACGAACCGATTTCTCCCATTGCAACCAAAAATTTCACCGAAAGTATCGAATACAGAGCCAAAGATTTGGGAAGATTGGTGTTTGTAGATTATGCCGAAGGATTTACCGTTGAGCGATACCCAGCAGTGAATAGTTTGGGGGATTTGATTTGAAAATGAGCTAATTTGGATCCCACATTGGGCGGGACAGGAATTTGGAGATTTGTTGGGGAATTTAGGAGAAAAATTTTCAATAGGAGAAAATAATGCATACAGCTTCCTTCCTCTTTTTTAGCTTTTGACAAAAAAACAAAAAAATACTTGCATTGTATTTAAAAAGGTTGTACATTTGCACTCGTAAAAATACACGGTGGTTGTAGCTCAGTTGGTTAGAGCGTCGGATTGTGGTTCCGAAGGTCGTGGGTTCGAGACCCATCATCCACCCAAAAAGCTTTGAGTTGAGCTTTACAAACAACAGACTCTATACACGGTGGTTGTAGCTCAGTTGGTTAGAGCGTCGGATTGTGGTTCCGAAGGTCGTGGGTTCGAGACCCATCATCCACCCTGCAAACTGTCTAAACGATGTTTAGGCAGTTTTTTTTATTCCTTTTTGTAAAAAGTATACACTTATTTCCTAAATTTGTAAAAATATTTAACATTTTAAACAATGAAAAAACACAATTTCATTTTTTCGTTTTTGTTGTTTTTTGTTATGACGATTTGTGGTTTCAGTCAAGAGACAACTAATGCTTTTTTTCAACCTAAATATTGGTTGCAAAATTTCACTTCTTCTACAGATGCAAATCATTTGTTAAATGGTCATGCACCTTTACAATTGTCAAAAGATAAAATTTGGACTACTTATGATAAACTTAGACACACCAATCAATTGTTTGTAGTGGTAAAAAGCAACGAAGAATTGCCTGTTTTATTTGTTTTGGGGAATAAAAAGAATTTCTTTTTACAATCGTCCAGTTTTCAATTGGATTATGAACGTAATTATTCTATAAAACAATTTCAACCCACAGGAGAATTGTTGGATTTTTTTCTCACAGACTTTGGAAAAAATCAATTATGGATTGTTCCTAATGACAATTTTCAATTATATGAATTGATTATCGATTCATCTGTTACTCCTAAGAATGTAAATGAAATTCGTACCTATTTATCCATAAAATATGGAATTAATTTGCTGGAAACCAATCAGTATTATTATAATGGAATAAATTTGTGGGAAAAAGATTCTAATGATAAAAACATTTTTGGATTGGCAGTCTTTGATAAATATGTGTTGAAACAATTGAGTAGTACTCATTCTAGAACACAGGATATTTCACTTTCATTTTCAGAATCGATAGAACGCAAAAAATTAAGCGACGGAAGTTGTATTTTATTGGGAACAAATGAAAAAGACTATCAATTTAGAGAGGATGTATGCGAAAAACAATGGACGCTTCAATCGACACTATCAACTAAAATAGATTGGCAATGGCATATTTCTCAAAAAGAAGCATCTACACAGGTGGATTATTATTTGCTTGTTGATAAAAAAGAATATCAAGGAAAAGCTTACAGACAACAAAGTGGTTTTTCAAGAAATAGATGTACATATAGGAAAACAAAACATACAATTGATAAGAAAAAATGCCAAAAGAATAGAGGAGGTAAAAAAAGATCTGGAGGAAGCAATTGTTGAAAAAACGGAACAATCATTGGTTCATAAATTTGAAAATCACTCCAGTTGGACAGTACATCCCAATCCGTCAAAAACATCGAGTGATATCTATTGCCGATTCGATTTTCCAGAAAATAAAAAAGTACGATTGGCGATTTATCAAACTGACGGACGATTTATAAAACAGTTTTCAGAAATAAACACAGCCACACA
Coding sequences within it:
- the bshB1 gene encoding bacillithiol biosynthesis deacetylase BshB1 gives rise to the protein MKLDILAFGAHPDDVELGCGGTIAKEVSLGKKVGIIDLTQGELGTRGSKELRKIEADNAAKILNISARENLKFKDGFFVNDEVHQLEVIKKIRKYQPEIVICNSIRDRHIDHGKGSKLVSDACFLSGLIKIETRDEEGNLQASWRPKVVYHYIQWEDIRPDFVVDISGFMQQKIDSVMAYSSQFYNPESNEPISPIATKNFTESIEYRAKDLGRLVFVDYAEGFTVERYPAVNSLGDLI
- a CDS encoding T9SS type A sorting domain-containing protein — translated: MVHKFENHSSWTVHPNPSKTSSDIYCRFDFPENKKVRLAIYQTDGRFIKQFSEINTATQPTFVFQLDTVGSYMLIAYFEDRVELRKIVVLD